GTCCCATGATGCATAGCAATTGTTTGGCATGGCGGCCATGTCAAGTGGTCGTGTGGCCCAGGAAGATTACTCAATTCAATCGACTTAATTCTTCTAAAAAGGTTTGTTTCGTATTCTAGTGCTTAAAAAAGTGTTATTACTTCATTTTCAACATTTGTAGACTGAATTTACTCCGTTTTCAGGCTGGTGGTGGGAAATTATTTAAGACATCAGGTTCCCGGCGATGACAATGATTTGTTCGCATTTAACACGGTAAGATTTGTGCgtttattttactttactttattttttagtttaatGCTACCATAAGACTTAGAGAGATTTCTCATATACTCTCTTAGACTACTTCAAGGGACAATACCTGGTAAAACTCATCGCCATTTTGTAACCAGGGcacttcaaggcttgtttatGTAAATTTATAATGTTAActctttgttgattttttttttggaaaaaaagcgattttattttcttgtgaaATCCacaatttattaaaataaatcagCTACATTGAGACCATTAGCCATAACATTTCAACTCACCCACTTAATACATCATGGCTGCATGCTTGCTTTTTGAGTTGTAGTTATATCAAATGTTACATTGATCATTGACATTTTATCAAACAGGAATATGGGAACTGGAACATGAAGTGGATCAGCTGCAGC
This is a stretch of genomic DNA from Pocillopora verrucosa isolate sample1 chromosome 12, ASM3666991v2, whole genome shotgun sequence. It encodes these proteins:
- the LOC131783057 gene encoding uncharacterized protein, with translation MSYTLSVFACFHYQESIVWHGGHVKWSCGPGRLLNSIDLILLKRLVVGNYLRHQVPGDDNDLFAFNTEYGNWNMKWISCSNQDMTIIFKELLFYLIVIQPLGEPECSRHKLICDWNIA